In one Aggregicoccus sp. 17bor-14 genomic region, the following are encoded:
- a CDS encoding serine O-acetyltransferase, translating into MQGGATIGDYVRIGAGAKILGPVKIGDFAVIGANAVVTKDVPAGAIVGGVPAKVIRLMNDPATEYEQATGRAVPPEDRANAPQPLSSAPQLLKAAALELKPELSAHGNAVAQGAPELFPQFEVPAAGARKPGDEDEIYA; encoded by the coding sequence ATGCAGGGCGGCGCCACCATCGGTGACTACGTGCGCATCGGCGCGGGCGCGAAGATCCTGGGGCCCGTGAAGATCGGCGACTTCGCGGTCATCGGCGCGAACGCGGTGGTGACCAAGGACGTGCCGGCCGGCGCCATCGTGGGCGGCGTGCCCGCGAAGGTCATCCGCCTCATGAACGACCCGGCCACCGAGTACGAGCAGGCCACCGGCCGCGCCGTGCCGCCCGAGGACCGCGCCAACGCGCCGCAGCCCCTCTCTTCCGCGCCGCAGCTGCTCAAGGCCGCCGCGCTCGAGCTGAAGCCCGAGCTGAGCGCCCACGGCAACGCCGTGGCGCAGGGTGCGCCCGAGCTGTTCCCGCAGTTCGAGGTTCCCGCGGCCGGCGCGCGCAAGCCCGGCGACGAGGACGAGATCTACGCCTGA